The Panicum hallii strain FIL2 chromosome 9, PHallii_v3.1, whole genome shotgun sequence genome has a window encoding:
- the LOC112877781 gene encoding protein FAF-like, chloroplastic, with product MALTVFETSEQQQQLLPCQQAVEQGGDGGKAAAAGAEKAAAMLKETDRGGDGDRPERADVWNMIQAQKPPSAPKQAQAPYVHPLVRRSSSLLTQKSLEICTESLGSETGSDGFSDADGSSTDRSCPGSDDEREEEAVAPRATPPRAFPPPLPSLARRKVEATMEMRQERQDGRLLVRVVPVTSSTLFRAQRRGGRLLLSFADTAAPASDELDGSRGKLEPEQQADEHDAHEEEDEDEEDDEEEVEVVDRGTVVEFKVSTQPQARSGSGPRVRRSSLVINKFVGAEPAATCDINGAAARAAPPRPPRRFTGSTTTAVAALAAASVLSATAPPPGNGEDAVPGATCGENKLLMTAKRRSSKEELLNHMRRCNQLRGQLFFWEPRIATSS from the coding sequence ATGGCACTGACAGTGTTCGAGACcagcgagcagcagcagcagctcctcCCGTGCCAGCAGGCCGTGGAGCAGGGCGGCGAcggaggcaaggcggcggcggctggcgccGAGAAGGCTGCCGCGATGCTCAAGGAGACGgaccgcggcggcgacggcgaccgccCGGAGAGGGCCGACGTGTGGAACATGATCCAGGCGCAGAAGCCGCCGTCCGCGCCCAAGCAGGCGCAGGCGCCGTACGTGCACCCGCTCGTGCGCCGCTCGTCCAGCCTGCTCACCCAGAAGAGCCTGGAGATCTGCACCGAGAGCCTCGGCTCCGAGACCGGCTCCGACGGCTTCTCCGACGCCGACGGCTCCAGCACCGACCGCTCCTGCCCGGGCTCCGACGACGagcgcgaggaggaggcggtAGCACCGCGCGCGACACCGCCCAGggcgttcccgccgccgctgccctcgCTGGCGCGGCGCAAGGTGGAGGCCACGATGGAGATGAGGCAGGAGCGCCAGGACGGCCGCCTGCTCGTCAGGGTCGTCCCGGTGACCTCGTCCACCCTGTTCcgcgcccagcgccgcggcgGGCGCCTGCTCCTGTCGTTCGCtgacacggccgcccccgcctcgGACGAGCTGGACGGGAGCCGCGGGAAGTTGGAGCCCGAGCAGCAGGCCGACGAGCACGATGCccacgaggaggaagacgaggacgaggaagacgacgaggaggaggtcGAGGTCGTGGACAGGGGAACTGTCGTGGAGTTCAAGGTGAGCACGCAGCCGCAGGCGCGCAGCGGGAgcggcccgcgcgtgcgccgctCCTCGCTCGTCATCAACAAGTTCGTGGGCGCCGAGCCGGCGGCCACCTGCGACAtcaacggcgccgccgcccgcgccgcgccgcccaggCCCCCCAGGCGCTTCACCGGGTCCACCACCACGGCGGTCGCGGCGCTGGCCGCGGCCTCGGTCCTGAGcgcgacagcgccgccgccgggcaaTGGCGAGGACGccgtccccggcgccacctgCGGCGAGAACAAGCTCCTGATGACGGCCAAGCGGCGCAGCAGCAAGGAGGAGCTGCTGAACCACATGCGCCGGTGCAACCAGCTGCGCGGGCAGCTCTTCTTCTGGGAGCCGCGCATCGCCACCTCCTCCTGA